In the genome of Impatiens glandulifera chromosome 6, dImpGla2.1, whole genome shotgun sequence, the window CACCACCACGTCCATGACCATTTCCACGGGCACAGCCTGAAAAATGACTACGGCCACGACCACAACTACGATGTCGTCCTCTATAATTATATGATGCCACACTCACTTTAGGGAATGGGTTCGATCTAGTTGGACGTGccatatgattttttattaaaagctCATTATTTTGTTCGGCCAATAATAGACATGATATTAATTCTGAATATTTCTCAAAACCTTTTGCACGATATTGCTGCTGCAGGAGCATATTCGATGAATGAAATGTGGAGAATGTTTTCTCTAACATGTCTCTGTCAGTAATAGTTTCTCCACATATTTTGAGTTGAGAAGTAATCCGAAATCAAGCATAATTATATTCACTCACCGATTTAAAGTCTTATAGGCGCAAATGAAGCCATTCAAATTGAGCTTTTGGAAGATTGATAGTTTTTAAATGATAGTACCTTTCATTCAAATTGTTCCATAGGACAAATGGATCTTTCATAGTTATATACTCAATTTTAAACCTTCGTGAATATGACGACGAAGAAAAATCATTGTTTTGGCCTTATCTTAGTCGGATGCAGTGTTTTCATCTTTGATGGTATTTCCAAGACCATTAGCGGCAAGATGAATTTCACCATCTAGAATCCATGAAAGGTAATTCTTTCTGGTGATGTTAAGAGCCGTGAACTCTAATTTCGTAAGGTTCGACATGAAATTGTTAGATGAAATAGTTAAGATTGAAAGTATAAGAGAATACCGTTGTCAATCTTGATCTATTTGGTTTTCACAAATGAGGTGTAAAAATTTGGCTACCACAGACGAGGAGGGAGCCTTCGACCTTTGCTTCAGGATCAAGAGTTATCGTGTTATAAACATACAAGATAATGAACAAGAGAGATAACAACGaaagaatatattattgtttatcaaAGGGATACATTTATAATATTCCTATGTGTCATATTTATAGGACTAGATACATAGAAACTAATTATCTTCATAATGGTGGAATATGAAAACTAAGAGTCTTACACAATGGCATCcattaattatattcatttataataatattaaattatttatcgaTTACTTCTTTAAAAGGATTTTACTAAAGTCAAACCCAGCGACAATTCAAAATTCAGAGTGTTAATCATTACCTCATATATTCATttgaacatatattttttaatagagaTAATATTGAAAGTGAGAAAAAATTAGATGCAAGTGAGAAAAAATAcaactaaaattaaaacttCTTTTTGTTACAGAAAATGTCCATTGGGAGTCAAACCCAAGTCAATAGATTCAAAGTCTGGAGTGCTAACCAATACAGCTGtgttgattttggatttttggAACTCCCTCGTTGGTCCACCAAATCAACTCATTCAAAGCccagaatgatcaccctacgattGTGATCATTCTCTCTATAACCATAGGCCTCGTCACGGCCTATTTTGACACCTACAAGCCAAGAACAGTCAAAAGAAAGATGACTTTTGACTTATTCAACCCACCTGACCATGACCATGCTATTCTTTGGCCTCTTCACACTAAATAACCACATAATACTAAGCATTTAGATGAATACATCAACATAAGCAAACACATATTCCTCATAAATCACATTGCTATTAGAATAGATTTGGATAATTCACATCAATCAAAAGAAATAGGAATTGGATCGATGAGGAGCAAAGTGACGCGGTCCTTATTTTTCCCTTCAATATTATGCCCGTGCGCATCTCCATATTGATACATGTAATGAGCTAGTCTCgcaatatttgttattatatcCACAAACTTCATCTCAAAAGGACAATCAGGCATAGTTCGAGCTGTGTTTATCTTCCTCCAAGTTTCTCTAATGAGTCCTTTAATATATTCTTGAGCTTCTTCTTCCGAGGCGCCAGTTTCATGCATAAAAAGTTGCACCGATTTTAGTACATCACCTCGTTCCAATTCGTTCTATTAGCCAAGATTGaaacatgaaaaaaagaaaatacatatattattaatgacaACAATTATTGATCAATGTTTGATAACAACtaaatatttagtatatattGCAATGCAttcaaaaatattcattatattaatGTAGAGTGACTTGCCTTTGAGGTTGCCAAATCATTTACTAGGCGAACGACCATGGAAGGCCATTTGATGATTTCGTGATAGTTTTTAATTGCTTCCAACCCCTCTTCAGTGATGGGATTATTGAAAGTAGAAGCACAAAGAAAATATGCATGATTAATCACCAAAGGAATTCCCACAGACATCCATGCATGGTTCAAGTACTCATCAAGAGAAGGCACATGCCCCTCATGGAACCACGTGGCTTCCTTCATATAGCAACCACATAAATCTTTCCACTGCATCGTTTCAAACAAAAGATAAGTAGAAAGatcaataatatacaaaaataaatacgATGAGCTAGCTATGTCATGCATAGGTATCTATTGAATATTGATATGTACTAAACTCTTATGTCCCATTACATTTATGAATCCGAAAACATTAATAGCAACAATAATTGTATATGTTGGGAAGAAGGACATGTACCCCTTTGATGAGATATGGAAGGGCGTGAACTCCTTCATTCTTAAGAGCCTCATAACCCAATTCATTGACAGAATTAACATTGCCAAGAAAACATATCTTCATATAGTCTGGTAATGTTTGGACAAGATTCACATCCCATCTTTCAATTTATAGTAACAAATAGTTAGAGAACCAAATCTTTGAATCTTCAAATAGATAATATGAGataaccaaacaaataatcaaTAACAAAAATCTAGTATGAAAATGAAGGACACACATTTAACCTGAGAAAAGCATTAGTAAAGGGATCGAGTTCATCCAAAGTGCCATATACATCGTAAATATCATCAATGGATGTGATAAGTTGGTTGACCCTTGTACACATCCTTCCGTAGTACCGCATTTCATTTTGGGGATCCGCCAAGGTCCATAGGTAACATTCCAGCAATCTATCCCTAAGGAAGGGCATTTTTTTGTCCCATCCTAAGTTCTCCCACCAtctgtattataaattaattcatgaTGGGTAAATAGTAGAATGAATTTCTCATTGTGGGGATTGACATAAAAAATAGAGTTGGGAGTAAGGGAGTGGTAATATTCTATGATTTgtttattattgtaattaaaattctatttgTAATTTCATGTGGTTGAAAAATATTGTCACTAGCTTATTAATTGGTTAATAAAAAGATACATTACATTGTTAAAGAACCACCTCGAAGCATGCTTAAGTTCTTCTTGATGTTCAGCTTGCACCATGTTGAAATCCAACTTAGCAAAATTTAGGAGGGTGTTATTCACATCTTCTTGCTTGCTATATGCATCTATGAACCACCTTGCCTCGAATCTTTTCATTGCCCAATGGAGTGGAACCTCAAGTGCGTGATTGACCAACATGGCCAAATTTGAATTCTTTATTATCTTCAACTTTTCTTTTAAGTGTTTCGCAGCAAAGTTTCTTGCATCATCTAATGCACTCTCTTCCTCTAACGCAAGATACGAGGCCTCATACAAGGACAATAACCCCACAATATCTTCAGACAAGTGCTTCTTGAAATTCCCATTTTGGTctataaatttgtcaaaaacatCTGTAAAAGATTACCAAGATTTTAGTCCACACATTGCCCTTTATTTTGAGtggttgtttttatttttaattgtggagtctttaatttagttaattaatattttgaaaaaataaattgtccAGGAAGTTATTAGTTACCTGGAGAAACATTATAACCATGTTGTCTGAAGAGCCTGAATCTCAAAGATGTTTCATTTAAATCAACAACTTCACTTGACCAATTTGTTTCATTGTATATTGCATCCAAACAACTCTCTATCTCTTTCTCAAAGTGATAAGACACTCCTAGTCTCTTGACTTTCTCAATGAGCTCAAATTTTTGGAATGAGGTCTCCATCTTTTCTAGTATCATTATTTTCACCTCTTCTTTCAGCTTTGCTGCCTTCATCTCATATTCTTCTCcctataacataaatattatattactatATATGCATGATGAACTCACATAAACAAAATACATAGATTTAAAGAATATCATGTATATATTACCACATAGTTGCTGTTAAGGGACTGTATGTATTCATATTTCCAAATGGTTGGACCATAGTTAGCACACCGTCTAACTATGGTTTGTTCATCATTGAGTTCTTTCACGGTGGTACTCATGCTGCAGTTGATCAGCTGCTTGTTCCGACAATGTTGGTTCGTTGAAACTTTTGTTTTCCATGATAGTTGGTGGCCGACGAAGAAACCAACTGGTATACTTCGCAATTGTTGTTTGCAACCAATCCGCGACTTCTCGGTAGTGTGGTAAAATTTGTGGggagaaaaaaagaaatccAGTGAAGATATGATCTTCATTTTGCACTCAACACAAAGATGGAGTCTCTTGCTTAATTTGTACTTATAACTTATTAGGTTGCTTCTCtataaatagagagaaaaagaaacatttttttagtttgaaaataatcaataaaaattaataaaaattgtttaaatataacaagaaaaaatcaaatttctaaatgaaatataaattatttggctCCTAAGTAGTCATGAAAATTAATAGTTtcaaacttaacaaaaacataaatgaacTTGTTTTGAACTTACATCAAAAAAGTTTGTTTTGACGTTAAGAGTTATTATCTATTTTAGTTTTTGCTAATATTATTTCTGATAtggaaatttaattaaaatatgaaagtgATTGGGGAGGGAGGGAAGATCGATGTGTCACTATATCACtggttggaaaaatgataaagggtGATGAGAggaaagataataaaattttgttattttttcgaACAATCAGATTGCGCCATGTCATTCCCTCCTTGCATTCCCTCTCCCAAATTTCCTCCCCCAATAATTTctcttaaaatatatgtttttatcttTGAATATCTTctttaatttatacttaatatgaacgttttcttttttgaaaaatgtctatatatattacaaataaaaaaaaaattgtgtaagCATAACGacaaacatatatatcaaaattatggACATTGTTCCTCgtttatataatgattttatttagcTAGACAAAATGTTCTCTATTTCGTTAATTATTGAATCCAGAATCTCTTGTGGCTATCATGACAAGAGGTGGAATCTAAATTAAGATCAGAAATGAACTCTCCAATTCAGTAAATCattgaatttcttttttttgaataaaaaagacAACTAGAGGAATATATGTTTCATTTATAACGAAATTAATTTGAAGACTAATCCGACAACCACAACATGTCACATAAATGCTTGAGAGTTAAGATTGTGTCTAAATTTGCACATACAAAACAAGTCATTATCAAAAGGGGTCAACCAAAGAAACTGAAACACCTTGTTCTGAAATTCACACACTTAATACCAGAAATATCATTCACATGAatcatcaatttaaaaaaataagttcataACAATCAAAAAGAACCACGGGATCCCATAATTCACAGCTATGATGAGAGAAATCACATCAATATGAATAGATttcataacaataaaaaaaatgataaagataaatattattatctattatttatttaatttatcaagaaAATATGACAAACTATATATTCCAACATATCCAAATttcatataaaacaaatttcaatctatatataaattcacttaccgttaatatcttaattaacgATGTTTTTGATCAAGATTTAAATTTATACAAAGCATGAAATAGTAAAATACGAGAGCTATCACTAATGATCAATCTCTTTTATTCCAAGgcataactaaaataattttgacataaAATATGTATGGTTAACTTAAGGATTAAATCACAAGTTAAATTTTGAtgtgagaataaaataaatctatatttaatatacaagataatgtttttttattgcgTTAAAGTgtcaactaatttatttatcagaatattttataatattaaataaaatcatttttgtaatataaattaattttaattttaataattttatgtgtaagacatcattttatttaaatgaattttatatatagataaatgaTTGGTGGGAGAATAACTTGGCACAATCTAATTggttgaaaaatcaaataatttatctctcttttccTTCTTCCATCAAATTCTCTCCCTTATCTCTCATCTTTGATAAAATAGTAAGTTGAATGAGGACAAAAAGGAGAGATGAaagtcaataaataaataaatatatatatatatatatgacaaagAAACATGTAAGGGAATTTGATAAAAGGAACGgaagagaatgatgtgtcaatACATCATTAACTGGAAAAAGAATAAAgtataaagagagaaaagagagaaaatttattatttttgctACACGTCATTCCTTTAAAATTGacagatttaattttaaatgataatcaaattaaatctgtcaattttgatattatatacgatctaaataaaattttcataatttatacataatcctaaatagtttttttagttCAAATATATGTACTCATATGTTTGGTACAATCTTGTCCATTCCCTCACCCACCAAAGTAAGGACTGCCCCGTGataatcattttcaaattactttttttttggcaagaaaaaaaatatgacatcgACACCAGACAAAACATGTGTCTTTTGGCAAAGTCGCTTACACTATCAAGATAATTGAGTTAATACATCCAAATTATAACATGTACGTGTCAATTTAACCATCATACAATTTGATCATCATGTCAATTTGATAAAGACCATACACCGACCTCTTACATtaaagtattttcaaataaaaaaatggagaCCCACATCAATTATGATCCTATCAATTATCTTGCAtcgaatttgatttaatttgaaattcCACCGACAAGGACGGAacgtgtatttaaaatttatccgagctaattttttattaaaaatttataataatatcgaataaacaaacaaaataaatcaagttcactgtcattattatttttagcgACAGAAAATTATCAATAACAACTATAATTACGGTAAATATGAACACAATCATTTTTACACTCATATtcagaaacaaaaataaaacatttcacaaaaaattaaaatttaatctataaAGTATTAATTTGACCCATACCAGAGTTATCACTGATGATCAATCACTTTTATTCTAAGGTATAACCAAAacaattttaacataaaatatacatGATTAACTTAGGGATTAAATCACAAGTTAAATTTTTTGTccactaatttatttatcataatattttataatatcaaataatataatttttgttatattaattaatttaaatttaaataatcttgtgTGTaagacattattttatttaaacgaaatctatatatatatatataatgatgcttaattttaaaagtgtcagAATTCTCGGGTGAATAGcagtggttaatttggatatatatgtgagagtaaatgatatttgtgtcggattttgggttgacccgcccataaacttaaaacggttaaaaataaaattaaaaatgttataggtatatttcgatctcgcaatctaacaaaacaagtacaactctttaaccaactagactaataacactttatattttaaatttaacaccaaatttgataaacgcgggacgttataaaattataaattcaacttttttactaactaatatatatatatatatataattatgtttaattttaaaagtgtccggattgccgggtcgagagctgtggttaatttggatatatatgtgagagtaaatggatacttgggtcggattctgggttgacccgcccaaaaATTTaatacggttaaaaataaaattaaaaatgttataggtatgttttaaactcgcaacctaaaaaaacaagtacaactctttaatgaACTAatctaataacattttaaattttaaattcaataccaaatttattgaacgcgggacgttgtaacaatatatttttatccgtgtgtatCGCAAGGGATCTTCCTAGTTTTGATAaaattgtaagttgaataacGACAAGATGATagatgaaaatcaataaaaaaaatgtattaaaatataatgtattaaagtgagtatatataataaaactatagAACTTAATGTTTTAACTATTCaaatatatcttatttaaataaaacattatggTGTtgataaacataatatataataactaaaaatattaatgtataatcaagACACTTCTTGTTCTGGAaaggttttattttaatatttaccaaatcaaattttcaattatttacttctcaccaatcacatcacttatttcattaaaaaaaatactaaaatatcctctattttaaattttatttatatatattaatacactttaagtctttttatcaaaaataattattacctcCTCAGAATCATCCCATCATTTAAGTTTTTCCctcttgatttaaaaaaaaatccttatcTAAACAAAGGCCTTAAATTTTGTGAGGCCTTAAAGTTTGTGAAAAGAGTCTTCCTATGAAGAAGTGAAATGTCAAATGACAATCAATGAAAGTCCATAAGAAGCTCTTAAACATAAATGACCAATATTCATACAAACTTTTTTGTCCTTAATATGAAAAGAGAATAATGATAGAATAATTAACTTGAAATGTCAAaacattaatcatatatatatatatatatatatatatatatatatatatatatatatatatatatatatatagcaagaTGCATCATTTTTTGAATCATTTTTATCCAGGCCAGTAGCGAGCAAGAGAACATTTCTTTATCACTAGGATGAACTTGAGAGATGGAACTGAAATATACTAATAGTATGGATAAATCATCGCTTCATCCAGATGTGTAAAAGATTCTAACCTCACTTAAAAGTCGAGTACTCTACCGTACTTTACCGTTGAGTTAGCAACCTCAAAAAATAAGTACTTCATAGCCTAACAGAACACGTCAGCTTTTATCTCATCCTTTTAATTGACATAGTTCAAATCTTCTGGTAAAATTAGGTCATAAATAATCGGGATGGGCGAATAGCTCAGCTGGTAGAGCAGATGACTGAAAATCCTCATGTCACCAGTTCAAATCTGGTTCCTGACACATGATTCGAAACCCACAAATCATTCCAACTGGTAGTTAGAATTTCTTCAAATATGTCATTGAATTCATTCGATATGTGAGAAGAGATTTGATCTCATAGAGTTCAATTCTCGTTCTCAACCCATAACCAATATGACTCGAAGCTTTCTTCGTAACTCCCGGAACTTACCTCAATAATAAGGCAAGTGTAAGTCTAGTGACTTCCTCTTTGCCCTagtaaaatatcattattagtATTGAAATtgacaaagtttttttttaagatacaAGAAACTCCAAGGTCTAAAACTTAtgtttcaaacaaaattttccaAACTATCCATATTTCtattcattttttcaaattaccaactttctctctctaaattattaattaattaattaattgcttCTCTCTCTTACCCCATTAATTAACTCCTTTCTCtcttaactattaattaatattcactctctaaactattaattaatttattaattaactctcactctcaattaattaattaaatatattttataaatattaaaattaaataacacatatattttaattttccttaaatttataaatataatatatgtactctttttttttacattataagttttacttaaatttataaatctttattatacatttaatcACTTTTCTTTACATTATTCTCTTTATATGGTCtagttgatttaaaaaaaaatttgtgttAGAGAGTTTATATCCAAAATTAACTAACCCATCAAAATAGTCCAATGGTAAGAATCGgattaaaagacaaaaaaatcaCAGATTTAATTTCATCTAGAAGCGTTTTGAGTTGAAATGGGACGATGACGGTTGGATGTTATGCTAgttcttcataattttttaaaaaaaaattgtagtaTAAAACAACTGTCTAACTTTGAAATGTAGAATTCCAACGGTAATAAACATGTGAAAactaaatgttaaataaatttattatgatattttaagtaaaaagaataataccatattatttatatttaatttgtgtatccttattttaaatttataaacctagaagaaataaaaatatgatatataaacaTAGTAtgttattctaaaataaataagtcaactaaaatattaaatattttacctTAACAATGAGTATTTAATAGGAACCAGTGGATTATCGAGAAATGACTTTAACGGAACGAATTTTGAAAAActgttataataatatgattataaaTGATACCTAtgatgttggaattatttccaatatttgggtacatatattatttaataattgtatattagttgttatcataataaagattaaagtccaattaaagtgatttattaaagtatataaagattatgggtcttatttaaacatttataataaatgtgtggatatatttgtgtagaagcagaaatactatttattatttcgttgatgggccgaataataaatgagtatattagggctaggtcctcaacccatatagatagtctatcgatttgtttctctcatcgaacaataaggtttctgttcatctctcaagaacactaaagaagagctatcgatatagggttggaagacttaaaccctaTCCACATCAGACATTCCGATCCAAGTCCAGATCCAGAATAAGAAGAGTCACATTCAGATCCAGGTCCAGGTCCAGATctaagatcaagagaagatcaagaagagagaataacgaagaacgacttaatgaaccgttattcattcaagatccaggtatgtttccgcaattacagtttatctcaatttatcgacatagagtatttatattatagaattaatgattaaagatttaaattaaagattCTAGTAAGTGTTATCAGAGCCTCTTTATGTCGAACTATtgagatttaagtttataagaattttttaagaatatgagcagacattttttatatgttcttgatctaatttggctaaaacggataatgatagaatgaattaatgaatagTAATAACAGTATTTGATGTATATTTTGATCTAAATTTTtggattagattaaaataaagaaaagacatcaaatatctaaataattttacatattcaTTCATATGaacatattttgtttaaagaattGTGATTAAAGAAGTTCACATTCtttaattagatataatatatgaatatctaattaattagaaagataaagaagttaaaataaaCAACTTAAgcatttgtttgttttaaaaaaaaatcgagtaatattaaagataaaaaataaaaaaagtaaagtgaaataatattttaatattaattaatatattatatatatatatatatttatttattgatgttagttatatatattcagaattatttcaaattttaaaaattcataataattatggTTTCTATAGTgtttataaaaattcataataattatggTTTCTatcaagtttataaattatagattaaggaatttaatgttttaagaataataattaattattatttttattaatcaagaaattaaatatatatattgaggaaTTAATTaggtaatttaatattttaagaataacaaataattattattattattaattaaggaattagtTATATATGGAGGAATTATGGGACAGTCAACCTTCAAATTctaattgacttttttttatataatattttaagatattaattatttataataattaatgtatatgtttaagaataatcaattattattaataaaaaataataataaggaattatatataattattaccgACTAGATTTGATAATAAtaaggaattatatatataattattactaaGGTGATTTGaagacttatatatataattaagaaattatgatatgaatatttaattaaggaattcagtttttaaaataataattaattgttaggatctagatcgctgatagtggaccggggtccggctaaaggataaTCTCTGACTACACTCAACGGTTGCCGCTAattcggttaagaattaacaccggtttcaatactacacaagctgtcacaaacccttgaaccgagttcaagtgcggaagtggtttgtttcagattgaagcaacacacacacgaGATGGATATAGATGAgatttggagaatatcggtttaGAGGTTAGTGAGGCGGTTAGGATAATATGAGTCGGTTAGGATATTGAGCCGACAGGAAATAAAACACAGGACACAGGTTTTtgtggatgttcggagataaaacttctacgtcaccccttcttctcaaaccacgGGAAGAATATTCATTAAGGAATACTCAAaaacaatacacgatcgagtcttatttactgctcgataattactcttacaactctcacagaaattgtaatacacttcacaAATACACACAAACTTTGAATCTTTTAAAGAGATAAGGGCTTTTGATCACTTTGTAACTTTGTAACTTGTTCGCTCACAACACACTTAACTTGCTTCTTCAG includes:
- the LOC124944051 gene encoding terpene synthase 10-like isoform X1, producing the protein MKIISSLDFFFSPHKFYHTTEKSRIGCKQQLRSIPVGFFVGHQLSWKTKVSTNQHCRNKQLINCSMSTTVKELNDEQTIVRRCANYGPTIWKYEYIQSLNSNYVGEEYEMKAAKLKEEVKIMILEKMETSFQKFELIEKVKRLGVSYHFEKEIESCLDAIYNETNWSSEVVDLNETSLRFRLFRQHGYNVSPDVFDKFIDQNGNFKKHLSEDIVGLLSLYEASYLALEEESALDDARNFAAKHLKEKLKIIKNSNLAMLVNHALEVPLHWAMKRFEARWFIDAYSKQEDVNNTLLNFAKLDFNMVQAEHQEELKHASRWWENLGWDKKMPFLRDRLLECYLWTLADPQNEMRYYGRMCTRVNQLITSIDDIYDVYGTLDELDPFTNAFLRWDVNLVQTLPDYMKICFLGNVNSVNELGYEALKNEGVHALPYLIKGWKDLCGCYMKEATWFHEGHVPSLDEYLNHAWMSVGIPLVINHAYFLCASTFNNPITEEGLEAIKNYHEIIKWPSMVVRLVNDLATSKNELERGDVLKSVQLFMHETGASEEEAQEYIKGLIRETWRKINTARTMPDCPFEMKFVDIITNIARLAHYMYQYGDAHGHNIEGKNKDRVTLLLIDPIPISFD
- the LOC124944051 gene encoding terpene synthase 10-like isoform X2, whose amino-acid sequence is MKIISSLDFFFSPHKFYHTTEKSRIGCKQQLRSIPVGFFVGHQLSWKTKVSTNQHCRNKQLINCSMSTTVKELNDEQTIVRRCANYGPTIWKYEYIQSLNSNYVGEEYEMKAAKLKEEVKIMILEKMETSFQKFELIEKVKRLGVSYHFEKEIESCLDAIYNETNWSSEVVDLNETSLRFRLFRQHGYNVSPDVFDKFIDQNGNFKKHLSEDIVGLLSLYEASYLALEEESALDDARNFAAKHLKEKLKIIKNSNLAMLVNHALEVPLHWAMKRFEARWFIDAYSKQEDVNNTLLNFAKLDFNMVQAEHQEELKHASRWWENLGWDKKMPFLRDRLLECYLWTLADPQNEMRYYGRMCTRVNQLITSIDDIYDVYGTLDELDPFTNAFLRLNWKDLCGCYMKEATWFHEGHVPSLDEYLNHAWMSVGIPLVINHAYFLCASTFNNPITEEGLEAIKNYHEIIKWPSMVVRLVNDLATSKNELERGDVLKSVQLFMHETGASEEEAQEYIKGLIRETWRKINTARTMPDCPFEMKFVDIITNIARLAHYMYQYGDAHGHNIEGKNKDRVTLLLIDPIPISFD